The DNA window TACGATTTTCTGCATAGGATCGAACGGTGGATTTCCGTGCGGTAAATACCTCGAAGGCGCTGTTTAAAGTTTTAAAGATAAAGAGGATGTCGGCGTTTTCACTGCATTTTGAAGAGGTTTTAATTTTTCCCCCTTTCCTTTCAATTAAAAGACAGGGACCGGAAGGTTCGACGAAGAATCCGAAACTGTTAGAGTTTTCGATTTTCTGCCAGTATTTTTCCACTTCGGGGTCTATTTTGTGCAAGATGGTAAAGACTCTACCGAGAAGCCAAAAGGTTATTTTTACGTAAATTCTCTTAATGTACTTCAATGCCAAGCCTCCTTAATTTTTCTGCATCAGGCACACCCTTTGAGTCATAACCCCTTTTCTCATAGTAGTCCATAAGCATCTCTTTTAAGGGAACGGGCTTTAATTCCTTTAAGAACCTTTCAGGTAAGGTATCCTGTTCAGGGCCCAGGCCCGCCTTCACATTAAGGTACCTTTCAAGAAGGTGAATTCTTTCACCCGCTTCTAAAAATTCCTTCCTGGTCAACCTGATGCCCGACGCCCCTTCAAAAAGGCCCTTATAGATGGATACATTAAGAAACTCCTTAGTAATTGATGTCAAATTCTCCATTAGAATTTTGATAAGTTTTGGAGGTGTCAGCTTTATAACAGGGTCTTCCAGCATATAGGCGAAGGTTGTAAATACGCAGATGGTTATGGAGTTAATAACGTTGAAAAGGTTCTCCATAAAGATTACCATTTCTGCCTTCCCCTTTGGTTTATGGGGGTCCATAAAGCCGAAGTAGGCTTCGACGGGGAATAGCGGTGCGGAGAGGTGGCATCCACCTCGGTTTGCCACTGCGTAGGATAGACCGTGCCCCACAGAATTTCTGGGGTCATAGGCTGCTAATTCCAGTCCTTTAACCTGAATGGCAAAATCCTTCCCGCCAAATTTTTCTGAGAGAAATTTGGAGCCTTCCCCTGCTAAGTTTGCCAGTTCGCCTTTCCTGTAAGCGATATCCTTTACAAATTCCTTTACCTTTTCTGCGTCTCCAAATTTTAGTCCCGATTTAACAATGCCCTTTTCCTCTGCCTCCATGAGATAACCAATGGTCACGGCCGTTGAAATGGTGTCTAAGCCGAGTTCATTGCAGATTTCGTTAATTTCAGCAGTTTTTCTAACATCGAAGATCATAAGATTTGGCCCAAAGAGAGCATTGGTTTCATATTCGGGAACGTGGACCCATCGGTCATCGAGCTTCATCTTATGTCCACAGGCGATGGTGCAGGCTGAGCATGGATTTGGCTTTAACTCGAAATTTTTCTCAATGTAAGGCCCAGAGTTGTTATAGACCTCTTCAGGTGCATCCAGTTGTGAAAAGTTTTTCACAGGTAAAATCTTTGCATCTTTGCTATACAGAATGTTGGTATTGGTGCCAAATCGAGAATAAAGCCGGGTGAAATAGTTTTCCTTTATTTTTTTCAGTGCGAGCTTTTTGTATTTATCCAATTTCTTCACATCTTCAGGAAGGATTTTTACCTCCTGGTGTTTAACCACGATGGCTTTAACTTTCTTAGAACCGAGGATTGCTCCAAAGCCCAGTCTGCCAAGGAATCTCTCGCCACTTCTTATACAGGCAAATTTAACCAAGTTTTCTCCAGCAGGTCCAATGACGAGGGTACCATCTTTGGGTTTTATCCCAAGGAGCTTCATTGTCTCCGATGTTGTTTTACCCCAAAGGTCTTCGGCTGGTTCGATTTTTACATTGCTACCGTCTATAAGGATCTTTACTGGCTTCTCAGCAGAGCCTTTTAGAATAAGCCCCATATAACCACAGGTTTTAAGGGAAATCCCGAAAGGGCCACCGCAACTGGAAGAGCCGAAGAGTCCCGTGAGGGGCGATCGGGAGACCGCATTGAATCTCCCCGAGAGTGGAGCCCCCGTGCCTGTAAGGGGTCCAGTCATGAAAATAATGGGGTTTTCTGGGGATAGGGGGTCGGGCATGGGGTCTTTCAGGATTTTATTTAGAAAGTAATAAGCAAGTCCTTTTCCTCCTAAGAATTTCATAATTGCATCTCTTGGGACTTCTTCTACTGTGACCTCGCCCTTTGTGAGGTCAAGGATGAGAACCTTGTAAGGGTTTTTGATGGCTTTTGATTCTTGCATAAAAGAAATTTAAAACGGTTTTTACGGAGGTTCAAAAAGGGCAGACCACTTGGGAAAACTCTCGATTTTTAAAAGGGAACTGGAAATAGTACAATTTTTTCGCCCTTAAAACTCTTGACAATTCTCAAAAGAGCCGATATAATAAGTAAAGCCTAAAATTGATAAGGAGGTGTTTATGTGGGTTTTGGTAGTCGTTGCCCTTCTAAGCTCAGGGGTAAAGAGTCAGGTAATTAAGGGCAACTTTGAATGGGTTGCCCCTAATAAGGAGGAAGTGGGTGCTCTTCTTGAAAAATCGCAGTCTCAGGTTCAAAGGGAACTTCGAAAGGCTGAAGTTTCTCCCATTGAGCTGAATTCCGCCGGGAAAGTTAGCTACTCAAAGGCTGGAGAGAAGGCAGATAGAGATACTTTGAAGATCGATACAGATAATACCACCATATACTATTGGGGCACATATACTTATAAGTACTTCTGGGCTCGTTATTACATTAAAAAACTAAGGCCATCCTACAGCCCAGCCGATTCCACCTTCATTTTAACCAGCGTTTCTTTACTGGTTTACAACCCGCAAAATGTTACCTGTACCCTGTGGGTTTATGACAAGTACATGGTTGAAAGGTATAAAAGAACCTTCAGTTTGACTCTAGGTCTCGGCTCTATTTGGTTTGAAGTGCCCGTTACTGTCTATTTACCGCTCTATGATACCTTTACTGTAGTTGTGTACCTACCCACTTCATTATCGGGTAGTACCTATTACAATCAGCCAACCCTTGATGCAACGACGCCTATAGATT is part of the candidate division WOR-3 bacterium genome and encodes:
- a CDS encoding aldehyde ferredoxin oxidoreductase family protein, which produces MQESKAIKNPYKVLILDLTKGEVTVEEVPRDAIMKFLGGKGLAYYFLNKILKDPMPDPLSPENPIIFMTGPLTGTGAPLSGRFNAVSRSPLTGLFGSSSCGGPFGISLKTCGYMGLILKGSAEKPVKILIDGSNVKIEPAEDLWGKTTSETMKLLGIKPKDGTLVIGPAGENLVKFACIRSGERFLGRLGFGAILGSKKVKAIVVKHQEVKILPEDVKKLDKYKKLALKKIKENYFTRLYSRFGTNTNILYSKDAKILPVKNFSQLDAPEEVYNNSGPYIEKNFELKPNPCSACTIACGHKMKLDDRWVHVPEYETNALFGPNLMIFDVRKTAEINEICNELGLDTISTAVTIGYLMEAEEKGIVKSGLKFGDAEKVKEFVKDIAYRKGELANLAGEGSKFLSEKFGGKDFAIQVKGLELAAYDPRNSVGHGLSYAVANRGGCHLSAPLFPVEAYFGFMDPHKPKGKAEMVIFMENLFNVINSITICVFTTFAYMLEDPVIKLTPPKLIKILMENLTSITKEFLNVSIYKGLFEGASGIRLTRKEFLEAGERIHLLERYLNVKAGLGPEQDTLPERFLKELKPVPLKEMLMDYYEKRGYDSKGVPDAEKLRRLGIEVH